In Providencia rettgeri, the following proteins share a genomic window:
- a CDS encoding YcjX family protein, protein MKRLHSELTDLMNRSVDRHVRLAVTGLSRSGKTAFITSLVNQLLNVNAGARLPLFSAARDKRLLGVKRIPHRDLSVPRFAYDDGIASLYGEPPQWPTPTRGVSEIRLKLHYRSEDSFLRHFVDNSSLYLEIVDYPGEWLLDLPMLDLNYLAWSEQMNSLIKGERAHLAQSWLALCEKCDPLAPVDENLLAEIAAAYTQYLVECKAQGQHFIQPGRFVLPAELAGAPALQFFPWPNVAKYGDKKLAQAGKNTNIGALQQRYQYYCEHVVKGFYRDYFQRFDRQIVLVDCLQPLNSGVDAFNDMRMALSQLMRSFHYGKRTLLRRLFSPCIDKLLFAASKSDHVTPDQHANLVALLQQLVQEAWQHAAFEGISMDCVGLASIQATESGLVDYKGEKLPALKGNRLSDGQPLMFYPGEVPKRLPNEQFWQTQGFQFEDFRPRPTPMDQPLPHIRMDSALEFLLGDKLK, encoded by the coding sequence ATGAAACGACTGCACAGTGAGTTAACTGATTTGATGAATAGAAGTGTTGATCGTCATGTTAGGCTCGCAGTAACAGGGCTTAGCCGCAGTGGAAAAACCGCATTTATTACTTCACTAGTGAATCAATTATTGAATGTGAATGCGGGTGCGCGGCTGCCTTTATTTTCTGCCGCGCGTGATAAGCGGTTGTTAGGGGTGAAACGGATACCTCACCGTGATTTGTCAGTGCCACGCTTCGCGTATGATGATGGGATTGCATCACTCTATGGGGAACCGCCACAATGGCCAACACCAACACGAGGTGTTAGTGAAATACGCCTTAAATTACATTACCGCTCAGAAGACTCTTTTTTGCGTCACTTTGTTGATAATTCATCATTATATTTAGAGATTGTCGATTACCCCGGCGAATGGTTGCTGGATTTACCCATGCTAGATTTAAATTATTTAGCGTGGTCTGAACAAATGAACAGCTTAATCAAGGGGGAACGCGCACATTTAGCCCAATCGTGGCTGGCATTGTGTGAAAAATGTGACCCGTTAGCACCAGTTGATGAAAATTTGCTTGCTGAAATTGCAGCTGCCTACACTCAATATTTAGTGGAATGCAAGGCTCAAGGCCAACATTTTATTCAACCGGGACGTTTCGTTTTACCCGCTGAATTAGCAGGAGCGCCCGCTCTGCAATTTTTCCCATGGCCGAATGTGGCCAAGTATGGCGATAAAAAGCTCGCACAGGCAGGTAAAAACACCAATATTGGCGCATTACAGCAACGTTATCAATATTACTGTGAGCATGTTGTAAAGGGCTTTTATCGTGATTATTTCCAACGTTTCGACCGACAAATTGTGTTAGTTGATTGCTTACAACCGCTAAATAGCGGTGTTGACGCTTTTAATGATATGAGAATGGCATTAAGCCAATTAATGCGTAGCTTTCACTATGGAAAACGCACACTGTTGAGACGTTTATTTTCACCTTGTATTGATAAATTGCTCTTTGCAGCGAGCAAGTCAGACCATGTAACCCCAGACCAACATGCTAATTTAGTGGCTTTATTGCAACAGTTAGTGCAAGAGGCATGGCAGCATGCGGCATTTGAAGGGATCAGCATGGATTGTGTTGGTCTAGCATCAATACAAGCCACCGAAAGTGGTCTTGTGGATTATAAAGGTGAAAAACTCCCTGCGTTAAAAGGGAATCGGCTAAGTGATGGACAACCGTTAATGTTTTATCCAGGGGAAGTACCAAAACGCTTACCAAATGAGCAATTCTGGCAAACTCAAGGTTTTCAATTTGAAGATTTCAGACCAAGGCCAACGCCGATGGATCAACCATTGCCTCATATTCGAATGGACAGTGCGCTTGAATTTTTGTTGGGAGATAAACTGAAATGA
- a CDS encoding YcjF family protein: MNEPLKQRLDFAESSENNAKESLKKAQVFDEGELEKFTPVSLEAEQDSQEGDVESLINEALKPKRSFWRKLVGTAAGIFGVSVVAQLGVWIHQSWVTQDWTALGVAAAGGLIVVAGVGSVIGEWRRLYRLRERAEERDFARELLHSHGMGQGKAFCEKLAKQSALSMQHPAIVNWQTTLHDSHNDREVVELYSRMVQPILDEQARKEISRCSAESAIMIAVSPLALVDMAFIAWRNIRLINRIAAIYGIELGYYSRIRLFRMVLINIAFAGASELIREVGMDWLSQDITARLSTRAAQGIGAGLLTARLGIKAMELCRPLPWIENKPRLADFRHQLIGQLKNVIPSKKEKV, from the coding sequence ATGAATGAACCCTTAAAGCAGCGTTTAGATTTCGCTGAGAGTAGTGAAAATAATGCGAAAGAATCGCTAAAAAAAGCCCAAGTTTTTGATGAAGGAGAACTTGAGAAATTTACTCCAGTGTCTTTGGAAGCCGAACAAGACAGCCAAGAGGGTGATGTTGAAAGCCTGATTAACGAAGCGTTAAAACCAAAACGGAGTTTTTGGCGGAAATTAGTTGGCACGGCCGCGGGGATTTTTGGGGTTAGTGTTGTTGCTCAGCTCGGTGTTTGGATCCATCAATCTTGGGTAACGCAAGATTGGACTGCACTAGGTGTTGCAGCGGCGGGTGGCTTAATCGTTGTGGCAGGGGTTGGGTCGGTTATTGGCGAATGGCGGCGGTTGTATCGTTTAAGAGAACGCGCGGAGGAGCGGGACTTTGCTCGCGAATTATTGCATAGCCATGGTATGGGGCAAGGAAAGGCTTTTTGTGAAAAACTGGCTAAACAATCTGCGTTATCAATGCAGCATCCGGCGATTGTTAATTGGCAAACCACTCTTCATGACTCTCATAATGATAGGGAAGTTGTTGAATTGTATAGTCGAATGGTACAGCCTATCCTTGATGAACAAGCACGTAAAGAAATTAGTCGCTGTTCCGCTGAATCGGCCATTATGATTGCTGTGAGCCCGTTAGCGCTGGTGGATATGGCATTTATTGCTTGGCGAAATATTCGTTTAATTAATCGGATCGCGGCAATCTATGGCATTGAGCTCGGTTATTACAGCCGAATTCGGCTTTTTCGTATGGTGTTGATAAATATTGCCTTTGCTGGGGCATCTGAACTAATTCGTGAAGTGGGGATGGATTGGCTATCCCAAGACATTACCGCAAGGTTATCAACACGAGCAGCACAAGGTATTGGTGCAGGTTTGCTAACTGCGCGTTTAGGTATTAAGGCCATGGAGTTATGTCGACCGCTACCTTGGATTGAAAATAAGCCACGTTTAGCCGATTTTCGCCATCAGTTAATTGGCCAATTGAAGAATGTGATTCCGAGTAAAAAAGAAAAAGTATAG